In one Cloacibacillus porcorum genomic region, the following are encoded:
- a CDS encoding pyrroline-5-carboxylate reductase family protein, whose product MKNTDGNDKSKINGFAAETLKGKTIGIAGFGHLGSSIVSALLAHGFPKERLLISCGGRGETLERLRAAGLGRCLTDNAALMSRADIILLAARPQNLLDFRGLAVKKGAFIISFMAGISLETLQEIFSAELCRVMCSGPETIADGLGVGVSFPAESRSCAVLEAAGLKVLNISCESELNSFTVGICLPPILLNIEIDEEEKKSALFEMSKRYPVYRELTPWIERVAAAHAGDKSGASLANVSTKGGVTEAMTTALKNGAAFSEALVAGLTRNDELCAGLRRKFAASAA is encoded by the coding sequence ATACAGACGGTAATGACAAATCAAAGATAAACGGCTTTGCGGCAGAGACACTTAAAGGAAAAACCATTGGCATCGCGGGCTTCGGGCACCTCGGAAGCTCCATCGTCTCGGCGCTGCTCGCGCATGGATTCCCTAAAGAACGGCTGCTGATCTCCTGCGGCGGACGCGGCGAGACGCTTGAACGCCTCCGCGCGGCGGGGCTTGGCCGCTGCCTTACGGACAACGCGGCGCTCATGAGCCGCGCCGACATCATCCTCCTCGCGGCGCGGCCGCAGAACCTCCTGGACTTCCGCGGTCTGGCGGTCAAAAAGGGAGCCTTCATCATCTCCTTTATGGCCGGTATATCGCTGGAGACGCTGCAGGAAATCTTCTCCGCGGAGCTCTGCCGCGTCATGTGCAGCGGGCCGGAGACTATCGCCGACGGCCTGGGAGTCGGCGTCTCATTTCCCGCCGAGAGCCGATCCTGCGCGGTGCTTGAGGCCGCCGGCCTCAAAGTCCTCAATATCTCCTGCGAGAGCGAACTCAACTCCTTCACCGTGGGCATCTGCCTGCCGCCGATCCTGCTCAACATCGAGATAGACGAAGAAGAGAAAAAGAGCGCGCTGTTTGAAATGTCAAAACGCTACCCAGTATACCGAGAACTGACGCCCTGGATAGAGCGCGTGGCCGCCGCGCACGCCGGAGACAAAAGCGGCGCGTCGCTCGCCAACGTCTCGACAAAGGGCGGCGTAACCGAAGCGATGACGACGGCCTTAAAAAACGGCGCCGCCTTTTCCGAGGCGCTCGTCGCAGGGCTCACGCGAAACGACGAACTCTGCGCCGGACTGCGCCGGAAATTCGCCGCCTCCGCGGCATAA
- a CDS encoding biotin transporter BioY yields the protein MIEISVFAVLTAIGARMMVPVPFVPFTLQTLICMLAGLLLGPKRGAASQALYMVMGLIGIPVFTSAAGPAAVLMPSFGYIPGFIGCAWLSGCLRDFFMRRYGSVTRLQYFAAAMAGVAVVYVIGVSYLYVALNFWVQSGGATFFKVLSIGFLSTIVGDVVKAALAAVIAGRLRACGIFRD from the coding sequence ATGATCGAGATATCTGTATTTGCGGTGCTGACCGCCATTGGAGCGCGGATGATGGTGCCGGTTCCCTTTGTGCCGTTTACGCTGCAGACCCTTATCTGTATGCTTGCCGGGCTTTTGCTTGGGCCTAAGAGGGGGGCCGCCTCGCAGGCCCTTTATATGGTGATGGGGCTGATCGGTATCCCTGTATTCACCTCCGCCGCGGGACCGGCTGCGGTTCTGATGCCCTCTTTTGGTTATATCCCCGGCTTTATTGGCTGTGCCTGGCTAAGCGGCTGTCTCCGTGATTTTTTTATGAGAAGGTATGGTTCGGTGACGCGGCTGCAGTATTTTGCCGCGGCGATGGCCGGCGTCGCCGTCGTTTATGTCATCGGCGTCTCTTACCTTTATGTCGCATTGAATTTTTGGGTTCAATCGGGCGGCGCGACCTTTTTTAAGGTGCTCTCGATCGGTTTCCTCAGCACGATTGTCGGGGATGTGGTCAAGGCGGCCCTTGCGGCGGTCATCGCCGGCCGTCTTCGGGCGTGCGGCATATTCAGGGATTGA
- the rplS gene encoding 50S ribosomal protein L19 has product MQDPRIALVEKKFHKDADSIPEFRSGDTVKVHVKVKEGNRERIQVFEGVVIGRQHGGLRENFIVRKMSNGVGVERIFPVHCPSIDKIEVTRKGRVRRAKLYYLRKLSGKAARIKERRDFN; this is encoded by the coding sequence ATGCAGGATCCCAGAATAGCTCTGGTTGAGAAGAAATTCCATAAAGACGCAGATTCGATCCCTGAATTTCGTTCAGGGGATACGGTCAAGGTTCACGTTAAAGTAAAAGAGGGAAACCGCGAACGTATCCAGGTATTTGAAGGCGTAGTGATCGGCCGCCAGCACGGCGGACTCCGCGAAAACTTCATCGTCCGCAAGATGTCGAACGGCGTAGGCGTGGAAAGAATCTTCCCCGTCCACTGCCCCTCGATCGACAAGATCGAAGTGACGCGCAAAGGCCGCGTGCGCCGCGCGAAGCTCTACTATCTCCGTAAGCTCAGCGGTAAGGCCGCGCGTATCAAGGAGCGCAGAGATTTTAATTAG
- the trmD gene encoding tRNA (guanosine(37)-N1)-methyltransferase TrmD, with amino-acid sequence MKISIITAFPELMRSYLAASVLGRGIAAGKLDVEVIDIRDFAEGDYRQIDDYCYGSGGMMLMAEPLAKALASVSAETKPYVVYPSPQGTHLYQELVEDLSRKENLVIICGHYEGVDERFTQKYVDAEISLGDFVLTGGEMPAMAIVDAVSRLIPGVVGKNSSVTEDSFYSGMLDTPHYTRPAEWRGERVPEVLTNGDAKAIDRWRRRRSVERTLDRRPDVAARAGIMPWLSGGAYVMEVHYPVLDKHGEKSSTAITGMDLHDIARACRTYGIKKYLLVTPLAQQREMAKRIAGHWTSGWGAEYNPDRKEAFSTLKIFASVQKALGWLSEREKKEPFKIATTAKRHAGAQHWLTLKREILRRDHSPVFLFGTGWGLHDEVMEMADAVMTPITGGSDGWNHLSVRSAVSITLDRFFGWR; translated from the coding sequence ATGAAAATATCAATCATCACCGCTTTCCCAGAGCTCATGCGCAGCTACCTTGCCGCCAGCGTCCTCGGACGCGGGATCGCGGCGGGGAAGCTGGATGTCGAAGTCATCGACATCAGAGACTTTGCGGAGGGTGATTACCGGCAGATAGACGATTACTGCTACGGCAGCGGCGGCATGATGCTGATGGCGGAGCCGCTGGCAAAGGCGCTGGCCTCCGTTTCGGCGGAGACAAAGCCCTATGTCGTCTACCCGAGCCCGCAGGGGACGCATCTCTATCAGGAGCTTGTGGAAGACCTCTCGCGCAAGGAAAATCTGGTGATAATTTGCGGCCATTACGAAGGGGTGGACGAACGTTTCACTCAAAAGTATGTGGACGCGGAGATATCGCTCGGCGACTTTGTGCTCACCGGCGGCGAAATGCCGGCGATGGCGATAGTGGACGCGGTCTCGCGCCTCATTCCCGGGGTGGTCGGCAAGAATTCTTCGGTCACGGAGGATTCCTTCTACAGCGGAATGCTGGACACGCCGCATTACACGCGCCCGGCCGAATGGCGGGGAGAGCGTGTTCCCGAGGTGCTGACGAACGGCGACGCGAAGGCCATCGACCGGTGGCGCAGACGCCGTTCCGTTGAGCGGACGCTTGACCGGCGGCCGGACGTCGCGGCAAGGGCGGGCATAATGCCCTGGCTGTCAGGCGGCGCCTACGTCATGGAGGTGCATTATCCGGTGCTCGACAAGCACGGGGAGAAGTCCTCCACCGCGATAACGGGGATGGATCTGCACGATATCGCGCGTGCCTGCCGTACCTACGGAATAAAGAAATACCTGCTGGTGACGCCGCTCGCCCAGCAGCGCGAGATGGCGAAGCGGATCGCCGGACACTGGACCTCCGGCTGGGGGGCGGAATATAACCCCGACCGCAAAGAGGCCTTCTCGACGCTGAAGATTTTCGCCTCCGTCCAGAAGGCGCTGGGCTGGCTCTCGGAGAGGGAAAAGAAAGAGCCCTTTAAGATAGCCACCACGGCGAAGCGTCACGCAGGAGCCCAGCATTGGCTTACCCTCAAGAGGGAGATCCTCAGAAGGGACCACAGCCCGGTCTTTTTGTTCGGGACCGGCTGGGGGCTTCACGACGAGGTCATGGAGATGGCCGACGCGGTGATGACGCCGATAACCGGCGGCAGCGACGGCTGGAACCACCTTTCCGTGAGAAGCGCCGTCAGCATAACGCTCGACAGGTTCTTCGGCTGGCGGTAA
- the rimM gene encoding ribosome maturation factor RimM (Essential for efficient processing of 16S rRNA) produces the protein MSKKTEGASAGRYEIGKIVGVHGVRGDMLLLPQTDFPERFLGMKELDVTVAGKPMRTFKVRRIEPYEGKNTFFLRLQGVEDRDAAETLKGALITVAEDERVELEEDEYWLDDIIGLAVFDKATGGRLGEITEVICTGSNDVYVVKTPEGASKAIPAIADVIEKVDVANGTMTVNIPEGLWD, from the coding sequence ATGTCAAAGAAGACTGAGGGAGCCTCGGCGGGAAGATACGAGATCGGTAAGATCGTGGGGGTCCACGGCGTGCGCGGCGATATGCTGCTGCTGCCGCAGACGGACTTCCCCGAGCGGTTTCTGGGCATGAAAGAACTCGACGTCACCGTCGCGGGAAAGCCCATGCGTACCTTCAAGGTGCGCAGGATCGAGCCATACGAGGGAAAGAACACCTTCTTTCTTCGCCTTCAGGGAGTGGAGGACCGCGACGCGGCCGAGACCCTGAAGGGCGCCCTCATCACGGTCGCGGAGGACGAGCGGGTGGAGCTTGAGGAGGACGAATACTGGCTGGACGATATCATCGGCCTTGCCGTATTCGATAAGGCCACGGGCGGGCGGCTCGGAGAGATAACGGAAGTTATCTGTACGGGCAGCAACGACGTCTACGTCGTAAAGACCCCGGAGGGCGCCTCGAAGGCGATACCGGCAATCGCCGATGTGATAGAAAAGGTTGATGTGGCAAACGGCACCATGACAGTAAATATTCCGGAGGGTCTGTGGGACTGA
- a CDS encoding KH domain-containing protein: MANYVDLVDLIVRRLVTKPEEVSVAEERSEAGAILITIRVAADDIGRVIGKKGSTINAIRHVAKAASIKSGEKVDVDVKED, from the coding sequence ATGGCAAATTATGTCGACCTCGTTGACCTGATAGTACGCCGGCTCGTCACCAAGCCTGAAGAGGTCTCCGTCGCGGAGGAACGCTCCGAGGCGGGCGCCATCCTTATCACGATAAGGGTGGCCGCGGATGACATCGGCCGCGTAATCGGCAAGAAAGGTTCCACGATCAACGCCATCCGCCACGTAGCGAAAGCCGCTTCGATAAAGTCCGGCGAAAAGGTGGATGTTGATGTCAAAGAAGACTGA
- the rpsP gene encoding 30S ribosomal protein S16: MSVRIRLSRHGKKKAPFYRLVVADSHSPRDGRFIEILGTYNPLMEPAEIKIDAERAAHWLANGASPSDTAKVLLKKAGIIDAPAAE, translated from the coding sequence ATGTCAGTTCGTATTCGTCTTTCCCGTCACGGGAAAAAGAAGGCTCCCTTTTATCGTCTGGTAGTGGCCGATTCTCATTCACCGAGAGACGGACGCTTCATCGAGATACTGGGCACATACAACCCGCTCATGGAGCCCGCAGAGATCAAAATAGACGCGGAACGCGCGGCGCATTGGCTGGCCAACGGAGCTTCTCCGTCGGACACGGCGAAGGTGCTGCTTAAAAAAGCGGGAATCATCGACGCTCCCGCAGCGGAATAG
- the ffh gene encoding signal recognition particle protein, whose translation MFDSLKERFENIFAGLRGKGKLSEEDINLALREVRRALLEADVNYKVVKDVVEAIRARATGQQVLESITPSQLIFTIVYEELIKIMGEAPAPLVISPKPPTVYMMVGLQGSGKTTTTVKIARRMSKGHKPLVVACDLRRPAAVDQLRVLAEKANIPFFGPEAGETDPVAVARRSRAYAESHLCDMILLDTAGRLQMDDELMRELESMKEATAPTEILLVVDSMTGQEAVNVAGTFHERLGLTGVVLTKLDGDARGGPSLAVRASTGVPIKLAGCGEKTEDLEVFDARRMAQRIIGMGDMEGLLEKVQSATSDADIERMTESLKKNRFTLEDMLMQLQQIKKLGPLEKVLEMLPIPGASKALKNADIDPKRMKQTEAIILSMTLKERRNPEIIKGSRRKRIAQGSGTSVQMVNQVLAQYEQMKGMMKTFGKMSGGKGGFKMPPGMGGMMKGKRGFFR comes from the coding sequence ATGTTTGACTCATTAAAAGAACGCTTTGAAAATATATTCGCGGGGCTGCGCGGTAAGGGCAAGCTCTCGGAAGAGGACATAAATCTCGCTCTGCGCGAGGTGCGCCGCGCGCTGCTTGAGGCCGACGTCAATTACAAGGTCGTAAAGGACGTCGTAGAGGCGATCCGCGCGCGCGCCACGGGTCAGCAGGTCCTTGAGTCGATAACCCCTTCGCAGCTCATCTTCACGATAGTCTACGAAGAATTGATAAAGATAATGGGAGAGGCCCCCGCGCCTCTCGTCATCTCGCCGAAGCCGCCGACGGTCTATATGATGGTCGGCCTCCAGGGCTCCGGTAAGACTACCACCACGGTAAAGATCGCGCGGCGGATGTCGAAGGGGCACAAGCCTCTTGTCGTCGCCTGCGACCTTCGCAGACCGGCGGCCGTCGACCAGCTCCGCGTGCTCGCGGAGAAGGCGAATATCCCCTTCTTCGGCCCCGAGGCCGGCGAGACGGACCCCGTGGCGGTGGCGCGCAGGTCGCGCGCCTACGCGGAGTCGCACCTCTGCGACATGATACTGCTCGATACCGCGGGACGGCTGCAGATGGACGACGAGCTCATGCGCGAGCTGGAGTCCATGAAGGAGGCGACCGCGCCGACGGAGATACTGCTTGTCGTCGACTCGATGACGGGACAGGAGGCGGTAAACGTCGCGGGTACTTTCCACGAACGCCTCGGCCTCACCGGCGTGGTGCTGACGAAGCTCGACGGCGACGCGCGCGGCGGCCCCTCGCTCGCGGTGCGCGCGAGCACCGGCGTGCCGATAAAGCTTGCCGGATGCGGTGAAAAGACGGAGGACCTTGAGGTCTTCGACGCGCGCCGTATGGCGCAGCGTATCATCGGCATGGGCGATATGGAGGGGCTGCTGGAAAAGGTGCAGTCCGCCACCTCCGACGCCGATATAGAGCGGATGACGGAGAGCCTCAAGAAGAACCGCTTCACACTTGAGGATATGCTGATGCAGCTCCAGCAGATAAAGAAGCTGGGGCCTTTGGAAAAGGTTCTGGAGATGCTCCCGATACCGGGCGCGAGCAAGGCGCTGAAGAACGCCGATATAGACCCGAAGCGGATGAAGCAGACGGAGGCTATCATCCTTTCGATGACGCTGAAGGAGCGCCGTAATCCCGAGATAATCAAGGGAAGCCGCCGCAAGCGGATTGCGCAGGGCTCCGGCACTTCGGTGCAGATGGTGAATCAGGTGCTTGCGCAGTATGAGCAGATGAAGGGCATGATGAAGACCTTCGGCAAGATGTCCGGCGGCAAGGGCGGATTCAAGATGCCGCCTGGCATGGGCGGCATGATGAAGGGCAAGAGAGGTTTCTTCCGCTAA
- a CDS encoding sigma factor-like helix-turn-helix DNA-binding protein, with amino-acid sequence MAEKDSLNQRVRDGLLLDNYGAQLTEKQRMACEMILMQDLSLSEAAEALGVSRQGVHDLITRAREHMEEYEKSFGLIARRQQMEQVLEENRERLPEDFYATFKKILGA; translated from the coding sequence GTGGCGGAAAAAGATTCTTTGAACCAGCGTGTCAGAGACGGGCTTCTGCTCGACAATTACGGAGCGCAGCTCACGGAAAAGCAGCGGATGGCCTGCGAGATGATCCTCATGCAGGATCTGTCGCTCTCGGAGGCGGCGGAGGCGCTCGGCGTCTCGCGGCAGGGCGTCCACGACCTCATCACACGCGCGCGCGAGCATATGGAGGAGTATGAGAAATCCTTCGGCCTTATCGCCCGCCGTCAGCAGATGGAGCAGGTGCTTGAGGAAAACAGGGAGCGTCTGCCGGAAGATTTTTACGCGACATTCAAAAAAATCCTAGGAGCATAG
- the dctP gene encoding TRAP transporter substrate-binding protein DctP → MKKFAVLMTALLVSAIMATSAMAAEQIVLRFAGQQPTEHLCTKMMHDFAKEIEQKTNGRVKINVFPANQLGSYELVMEELIRGTVDMSVTSFASGFDPRFDVIYTNGIVSSYAEAKKVFTPGAWLPNKLVELGKPLGVNVLGSYVEGMIGIASTKPLREPLNPKVDKGVLVRVANMDVYNLGAKAMGFRTITIPWADIYQSLQTGVCDAVDGMSTAAAYTTLGDVMKYWYATNYSFEYLPLMVSEKAWKKLSPADQKIFREAAKNFTLKSISTAESEDMKYMKLMEKKGIKVHKYTAQELKPIKDACVGIWDELGKRGLTPELMKGLRENLGK, encoded by the coding sequence ATGAAGAAATTTGCAGTACTCATGACAGCACTCCTCGTATCAGCCATAATGGCGACATCGGCTATGGCGGCGGAGCAGATCGTTCTCCGTTTCGCGGGACAGCAGCCCACGGAACATCTTTGCACGAAGATGATGCACGATTTCGCGAAGGAGATCGAGCAGAAGACAAATGGACGCGTTAAGATCAACGTATTCCCCGCCAATCAGCTGGGTAGCTACGAGCTCGTCATGGAAGAGCTCATCCGCGGAACGGTCGATATGTCCGTAACGTCGTTCGCCAGCGGCTTTGACCCCCGTTTCGACGTTATCTACACGAATGGTATCGTAAGCAGCTACGCAGAGGCGAAGAAGGTCTTTACCCCCGGCGCATGGCTCCCCAACAAGCTCGTTGAACTTGGCAAGCCTCTCGGCGTCAACGTCCTCGGTTCCTATGTCGAAGGCATGATCGGTATCGCCTCGACGAAGCCCCTCAGAGAACCCCTTAACCCGAAGGTTGACAAGGGCGTTCTCGTCCGCGTTGCCAACATGGATGTTTACAACCTCGGCGCGAAGGCCATGGGCTTCCGTACGATCACCATTCCCTGGGCCGACATCTACCAGTCACTCCAGACAGGCGTCTGCGACGCGGTCGACGGCATGTCGACAGCCGCCGCTTACACCACCCTGGGCGATGTTATGAAGTACTGGTACGCGACGAACTATTCATTCGAATACCTCCCGCTGATGGTCAGCGAAAAGGCTTGGAAGAAACTGTCACCAGCCGACCAGAAGATATTCCGTGAAGCAGCGAAGAACTTCACGCTCAAATCGATCAGCACCGCGGAATCAGAAGACATGAAATACATGAAGCTGATGGAAAAGAAGGGTATCAAGGTCCACAAGTACACCGCTCAGGAGCTTAAGCCCATCAAAGACGCCTGCGTAGGTATCTGGGACGAGCTCGGCAAGAGAGGACTCACACCGGAGCTTATGAAGGGCCTCAGAGAGAACCTCGGTAAATAG
- the epsC gene encoding serine O-acetyltransferase EpsC: MGIWKNISSDYMAAKRNDPAIPDGLRGFLEIVFCTPGFLAITAHRGIHCLHTRWHIPVLPRFISLIVRWWTGIEIHPAAQIGEGFFIDHGAGVVIGETAVVGKNVTLYQGVTLGGTGNEKSHKRHPTLGDNVFVGSGAKILGPITVGSNSRIGANSAVLKNVPENATVTGMRARIVKVNGKPVSSASVALSPEELLARIIRLEEELYYLQREFKQCRGDEIEGTPAVSGELEIEVAHK; encoded by the coding sequence ATGGGAATATGGAAAAACATCAGCAGCGATTACATGGCGGCTAAACGGAACGATCCGGCGATACCAGACGGACTGCGCGGATTTCTGGAAATCGTCTTCTGTACGCCGGGCTTTCTCGCGATCACCGCGCACCGCGGCATCCACTGCCTTCACACGCGCTGGCACATTCCGGTGCTGCCGCGCTTCATCTCGCTGATCGTGCGCTGGTGGACGGGGATAGAGATTCACCCCGCGGCGCAGATAGGGGAGGGGTTCTTCATAGACCACGGCGCGGGCGTCGTCATCGGCGAGACGGCGGTCGTCGGCAAAAACGTCACCCTCTATCAGGGCGTCACCCTCGGCGGCACGGGCAACGAAAAAAGCCATAAGCGTCACCCCACCCTGGGCGACAACGTCTTTGTCGGCAGCGGCGCGAAGATACTCGGCCCTATTACGGTCGGCTCCAACTCGCGCATCGGCGCCAACAGCGCCGTCCTTAAAAACGTCCCCGAAAACGCCACCGTTACCGGTATGCGGGCGCGTATTGTCAAGGTTAACGGCAAGCCGGTGAGCAGCGCCTCTGTGGCACTGTCGCCGGAGGAGCTGCTGGCGCGCATCATCCGTCTTGAGGAGGAGCTCTACTACCTGCAGCGCGAATTCAAACAATGCCGCGGTGACGAGATCGAAGGGACTCCGGCTGTATCGGGCGAGCTGGAGATAGAGGTGGCGCATAAATAA
- a CDS encoding TRAP transporter permease, whose protein sequence is MRKLSGLSHKFMYVYFVIIGLFHLYTSVFGAYESYLQKNIHLGLVLPTAFFLFPMFKKAPMDRVPVYDWVLGALSAIPSIYVILNYDDIVMRIQQVDPLTAAQFWCGILLFVLLLEGTRRVVGLPLTIIAFLFGAYMYFGQSLPGIMKGLSFSMSEVIEQIYLTDEGIFSMPLGVSATLVAAFLIFGGFLEKCGTGPYFMEVAQAFTGTAPGGPANIAVMSSCLFGSISGSAVANVYGTGTFTIPLMKKIGYPAHFAGAVEAVASSGGQIMPPVMGAGAFLMASFLGLPFVDIIIAAVTPAIIYYAAVFLMIRLEAMKRGLKGLSPEDLPDKRQVLKKAYLFLPIIGLVYFLFIGMTPMRAAAIGVALSWLVSLPQPDKRMGPKAIVDAIYGGVRNITLVCVACATAGIVLASVSLTGVGVKLVGLVLAFTSGIPLLALFLVMIVSLVLGMGLPTTGAYILAAALGVPILTTLGFPAISAHMFVFYYAIISNITPPVALAAYAAASIAGSEPNKTGFTACKLGFLAFVTPFAFCYDPGILLQGTLVQNVYGILACVAACFGFGFAIMGYLNRDLKVWERVVFVIFAVMGLSPNEFVTTAGAVGVIVAWIIFAKVGKKKTPTAAAV, encoded by the coding sequence ATGCGAAAATTAAGCGGATTAAGTCATAAATTTATGTACGTATACTTTGTAATCATCGGGCTCTTCCACCTCTATACCTCTGTATTTGGAGCCTACGAATCATATCTTCAGAAGAATATCCACCTCGGACTCGTTCTTCCGACGGCGTTTTTCCTTTTCCCGATGTTCAAGAAGGCCCCTATGGACAGGGTGCCGGTCTATGACTGGGTGCTGGGGGCCCTCTCTGCGATCCCCTCGATCTACGTCATCCTTAACTATGATGACATCGTTATGCGTATCCAGCAGGTTGACCCGCTGACGGCGGCCCAGTTCTGGTGCGGCATACTTCTCTTTGTGCTGCTTCTCGAAGGCACGCGCCGCGTCGTCGGCCTCCCTCTGACGATCATCGCCTTCCTCTTTGGGGCATATATGTATTTCGGACAGTCGCTGCCCGGCATCATGAAGGGGCTCTCCTTCTCGATGTCCGAGGTCATTGAGCAGATATACCTCACAGACGAAGGAATCTTCTCCATGCCGCTCGGCGTCTCCGCGACGCTGGTCGCCGCCTTCCTCATCTTCGGAGGTTTTCTTGAAAAGTGCGGAACCGGCCCCTACTTCATGGAGGTGGCTCAGGCCTTCACGGGAACGGCCCCGGGCGGCCCGGCGAATATCGCCGTCATGAGCTCATGCCTCTTCGGCTCCATCTCGGGCTCGGCGGTCGCCAACGTCTACGGGACCGGCACCTTTACGATACCCCTTATGAAAAAGATCGGCTACCCGGCGCACTTCGCGGGCGCGGTCGAGGCGGTAGCGAGCTCCGGCGGGCAGATAATGCCGCCTGTTATGGGCGCGGGCGCCTTCCTGATGGCCTCCTTCCTCGGCCTTCCCTTTGTCGACATCATCATCGCGGCGGTCACGCCGGCGATCATCTACTACGCGGCGGTCTTCCTCATGATACGCCTCGAGGCGATGAAGCGCGGACTCAAGGGACTCTCGCCCGAAGACCTCCCCGATAAGAGGCAGGTGCTGAAAAAGGCCTATCTCTTCCTGCCGATCATTGGACTCGTCTACTTCCTGTTTATTGGAATGACGCCGATGCGCGCGGCGGCGATCGGGGTCGCGCTCTCCTGGCTCGTCTCCCTGCCGCAGCCGGACAAACGTATGGGACCGAAAGCGATCGTTGACGCCATCTATGGCGGCGTGAGGAACATTACGCTTGTCTGTGTCGCCTGCGCGACAGCAGGCATCGTTCTCGCCTCCGTTTCGCTGACCGGCGTCGGCGTCAAGCTCGTCGGCCTCGTCCTGGCCTTTACGAGCGGCATTCCGCTTCTTGCGCTCTTCCTTGTCATGATCGTCTCCCTTGTTCTCGGTATGGGACTGCCGACGACGGGCGCCTATATCCTCGCCGCGGCCCTTGGCGTTCCCATCCTCACTACGCTCGGTTTTCCAGCGATCTCGGCCCATATGTTTGTCTTCTACTACGCGATAATCTCCAATATCACGCCGCCTGTCGCCCTCGCGGCCTACGCGGCGGCCTCGATCGCGGGCTCCGAGCCGAACAAGACGGGCTTCACCGCCTGTAAGCTGGGCTTCCTTGCCTTTGTGACGCCCTTCGCCTTCTGCTATGATCCAGGCATTCTTCTGCAGGGGACGTTGGTACAGAACGTCTATGGCATCTTGGCCTGTGTGGCGGCCTGTTTTGGCTTCGGCTTCGCGATAATGGGATATCTGAACCGTGACCTCAAAGTGTGGGAACGCGTCGTCTTTGTGATCTTCGCGGTCATGGGGCTGTCGCCGAACGAGTTCGTCACCACCGCCGGCGCGGTAGGCGTCATCGTCGCCTGGATAATATTTGCCAAGGTAGGCAAGAAAAAGACTCCCACCGCCGCCGCGGTGTAA
- a CDS encoding TAXI family TRAP transporter solute-binding subunit yields MKKLAVFLLFVSLLAVAAAPAMAAPAPKEGWPAQLKFMAGPPGGNWFALGSSLADMWSKNTISVTSSTGGGVSNIINANGHKGDFGFSVTALLGAAIKGEQDFMGRPAKNAAILANLYTQYTYFIMRKDFAEKNKITKLGDIFERKIPVKMATLKPGTSSEFVVKSLFMKGYGVTYKDIKKMGGSMEFASYEGGADLIADGHIDLFIFSVGKIASIVMNIESKADIVCLPVDDSALKALSDAYGTVTFTIEPGIYKSVKKPVKTVGDYTCIVVRNDIPDSLAYDLCKALWENKASLAKAVKDIDELTPQIAVPQGVPTQAGALKYWKEMQAKTKK; encoded by the coding sequence ATGAAGAAATTGGCGGTATTTTTACTTTTTGTCTCTCTGTTGGCAGTTGCCGCGGCTCCCGCGATGGCGGCCCCCGCACCGAAGGAAGGCTGGCCCGCGCAGCTTAAGTTTATGGCCGGACCTCCCGGCGGCAACTGGTTTGCGCTCGGCAGCTCCCTCGCCGATATGTGGTCGAAGAATACGATCTCGGTAACGAGCAGCACCGGCGGCGGCGTCTCGAACATAATCAACGCCAACGGTCACAAGGGCGACTTTGGCTTCTCCGTCACCGCTCTTCTCGGTGCGGCCATCAAGGGCGAGCAGGACTTCATGGGCCGCCCCGCGAAGAACGCCGCGATTCTCGCGAACCTTTATACCCAGTACACCTACTTCATCATGCGCAAGGACTTTGCCGAGAAGAATAAGATAACGAAGCTCGGCGACATCTTCGAAAGGAAGATCCCCGTCAAGATGGCGACGCTGAAGCCCGGCACCTCCTCGGAATTCGTCGTCAAATCGCTCTTCATGAAGGGCTATGGCGTGACCTATAAAGATATTAAGAAGATGGGCGGCTCTATGGAATTCGCCTCCTATGAGGGCGGCGCGGACCTTATCGCCGACGGACACATTGACCTCTTCATCTTCTCGGTCGGTAAGATCGCCTCGATCGTGATGAATATCGAGAGCAAGGCCGACATTGTTTGCCTCCCCGTTGACGACAGCGCGCTCAAGGCGCTTTCCGACGCCTACGGAACGGTCACCTTCACGATTGAGCCCGGCATCTACAAGAGCGTGAAGAAGCCCGTCAAGACCGTCGGCGACTACACCTGCATCGTCGTCCGCAACGACATCCCCGATTCGCTCGCCTATGACCTCTGCAAGGCTCTCTGGGAGAACAAGGCCAGCCTCGCGAAGGCCGTCAAGGACATCGACGAGCTGACGCCGCAGATCGCGGTGCCGCAGGGCGTACCGACACAGGCCGGCGCGCTGAAGTACTGGAAAGAGATGCAGGCCAAAACGAAGAAGTAA